From the Gemmatimonadales bacterium genome, one window contains:
- a CDS encoding ABC transporter substrate-binding protein translates to MRLPARVSGFAIALCWATQAAAQAARGPATIVIVTGAPAPVPIPTLMEGTQAAVANYEIADQLFLHLAGLGPTLTTAGDRDFVPLLARRWVRRDSVTVAFELDPRATWQDGAPVTARDVVFTFERARDPAIAPRTAGVLRRIMAVTAEGDRRVVFRFSYPYAEQVYDAVFHVAPLPAHLLAGLSQEELRRSPFLTRPVGSGPYRWVRSVAGEYIELAANEHFFLGPPAIRRVIVRVAADPDARINLLLSGEADAMDNVPPPLANLRRLGADRDVRLIPVPSPTLGYLLFNQRDPRDTSRPHPVLADPNVRRAIVLALDRARMVRAVLGDYAKVPYGPVPAILWIGHQAPPPLGQDLYRARHLLAGAGWADHDGDGMIDRAGQPLHLTLSLPVTSGIRRELGLLVQEQLRQLGVTVDVQQYDYPVFSERRTAGRFDIDFSGASMDPSPSGLANSWSCGGAGNVAHYCDPVVDSLFERASRGGANVADLWRAALIRIEEDAPAAFMYAPLYVYAVNRRFTNVTIRPESSWLALWQWTMGGAQARKGTGD, encoded by the coding sequence ATGCGGCTGCCCGCCCGGGTATCGGGATTCGCCATCGCGCTTTGCTGGGCGACCCAGGCGGCCGCGCAAGCGGCCAGGGGGCCCGCGACGATCGTCATCGTGACCGGCGCGCCGGCCCCGGTGCCGATCCCGACGCTGATGGAGGGGACCCAGGCGGCGGTGGCCAACTACGAGATCGCCGACCAGCTCTTCCTCCATCTCGCCGGGCTCGGTCCCACGCTCACCACGGCCGGCGATCGCGACTTCGTGCCGCTCCTGGCCCGGCGCTGGGTACGGCGGGATTCGGTGACCGTGGCGTTCGAGCTCGATCCGCGGGCCACCTGGCAGGACGGCGCGCCGGTGACCGCGCGGGACGTGGTGTTCACCTTCGAGCGGGCGCGGGACCCGGCGATTGCCCCCCGTACCGCCGGCGTACTCCGGCGGATCATGGCCGTGACCGCCGAGGGCGATCGCCGCGTGGTCTTTCGCTTTTCCTACCCCTACGCCGAGCAGGTGTATGACGCGGTGTTCCACGTAGCTCCACTGCCGGCACATCTCCTGGCGGGACTCTCCCAGGAGGAGCTCCGCCGCTCGCCGTTCCTGACCAGGCCGGTCGGCAGCGGACCGTACCGCTGGGTGCGGAGCGTGGCCGGCGAGTACATCGAGCTCGCCGCGAACGAGCACTTCTTCCTGGGCCCCCCGGCGATTCGTCGGGTCATCGTGCGGGTCGCCGCGGATCCCGATGCCAGGATCAACCTGCTGTTGAGCGGCGAAGCGGACGCCATGGACAACGTGCCGCCGCCACTCGCCAATCTTCGCCGGCTGGGAGCGGACCGTGACGTGCGGCTCATCCCGGTGCCATCCCCAACGCTCGGTTATCTCCTGTTCAATCAGCGCGACCCGCGCGACACCTCGCGCCCGCACCCGGTGCTGGCCGACCCGAACGTGCGGCGTGCGATCGTCCTGGCCCTGGACCGGGCCCGGATGGTGCGCGCCGTGCTGGGGGATTACGCCAAGGTACCGTACGGGCCGGTGCCCGCGATCCTCTGGATCGGCCACCAGGCGCCCCCGCCCCTCGGGCAGGACCTGTACCGTGCGCGCCACCTGCTCGCCGGTGCCGGCTGGGCCGACCACGACGGTGACGGAATGATCGATCGCGCCGGTCAGCCGTTGCATCTCACGCTGAGCCTTCCGGTCACCAGCGGCATCCGCCGGGAGCTGGGACTCCTGGTGCAGGAACAGCTCCGCCAGCTGGGGGTCACGGTCGACGTGCAGCAGTACGATTACCCGGTGTTCTCCGAGCGGAGGACCGCCGGGCGATTCGACATCGATTTCTCCGGCGCCAGCATGGACCCATCCCCATCGGGTCTGGCCAACAGCTGGTCCTGCGGCGGCGCGGGCAACGTGGCCCACTACTGCGACCCGGTGGTGGACTCACTGTTCGAGCGCGCCAGCCGCGGTGGCGCGAACGTCGCCGACCTCTGGCGCGCGGCGCTGATCCGGATCGAGGAGGACGCGCCCGCCGCCTTCATGTATGCGCCGCTCTACGTCTACGCGGTGAACCGGCGATTCACCAATGTGACGATCCGGCCGGAGTCGTCGTGGCTCGCCCTCTGGCAATGGACGATGGGCGGGGCCCAGGCACGCAAGGGCACAGGGGACTGA
- a CDS encoding antibiotic biosynthesis monooxygenase, with product MPWKRSAALALATLVRVISSAHAQDPLPRYPENYTVIVENERVRVLDFRLRKGAKEASHSHPAHVVYVVTPFRIRFTFPDGHSAVRVAKAGDVLYSEAVTHASENIGDTDAHGILVELKAGDARSAAQAFQAPQGSADVLTAVTVIRGKPAKEAEIKRELLSLTPPTRREPGNLGYDLYQSADRPGEFLRLEVWRSPEALELHKASPYLRASFERRKDQGWMTEITRWKRVPEEQREQQATRTR from the coding sequence ATGCCGTGGAAGAGAAGTGCAGCGCTGGCCCTGGCGACGCTGGTGCGGGTGATCTCCTCCGCGCACGCCCAGGATCCGCTGCCGCGCTATCCGGAGAACTACACGGTCATCGTGGAGAACGAACGGGTGCGGGTGCTCGACTTCCGGCTGCGCAAGGGGGCCAAGGAAGCGTCACATTCGCATCCGGCCCATGTGGTGTACGTCGTGACCCCGTTCAGGATCCGGTTCACCTTTCCGGACGGGCACAGCGCCGTACGTGTGGCCAAGGCCGGTGACGTGCTCTACAGCGAGGCGGTCACCCACGCCTCGGAGAACATCGGCGACACCGACGCGCACGGCATTCTGGTGGAGCTCAAGGCGGGAGACGCGCGGTCCGCTGCCCAGGCGTTCCAGGCTCCGCAGGGTTCGGCCGACGTGCTGACTGCGGTCACCGTCATCCGGGGGAAGCCCGCGAAGGAAGCCGAGATCAAACGGGAGCTCTTGTCACTGACCCCTCCTACCAGGAGAGAACCCGGGAACCTCGGGTATGACCTGTATCAGTCAGCCGATCGACCGGGGGAGTTCCTCCGCCTGGAGGTCTGGCGCAGCCCGGAGGCGCTGGAGCTGCACAAGGCCAGTCCCTACCTGCGGGCGTCGTTCGAGCGGCGGAAGGACCAGGGGTGGATGACGGAGATCACCCGGTGGAAGCGAGTGCCGGAGGAGCAGAGGGAGCAGCAGGCGACCCGGACCCGCTGA
- a CDS encoding oligopeptide/dipeptide ABC transporter ATP-binding protein: MTPLTTAPEPLLVVRDLVKHYHATGLFRKQAAPVRAVDGVSFTVGRGETLALVGESGCGKSSVGRTILRLQEPTSGSARFEDTEVFSLDRVSLRLARRRMQIIFQDPYSSLNPRMSVGAAVAEGIEIHHLASGAEVGRRVAALLAEVGLDPSYARKYPHEFSGGQRQRIGIARALAVEPRFIVCDEPVSALDVSVQAQVLNLLSGLQRDRGLSYLFIAHDLAVVRQIAQRIAVMYLGRIVEEGATEPLLAAPRHPYTVALRSAVPEPDPSLRRSRIVLRGDLPSPSSPPSGCPFHTRCFHPLRDERCVREVPVLRPVGATMAACHYAEQTPLTETPPTI; the protein is encoded by the coding sequence ATGACTCCCCTGACGACCGCGCCTGAGCCGCTGCTGGTGGTCCGCGACCTGGTGAAGCACTACCACGCCACCGGACTCTTTCGGAAGCAGGCGGCGCCGGTGCGGGCGGTCGATGGCGTCTCCTTCACGGTGGGCCGGGGCGAGACACTGGCGCTGGTGGGCGAGTCCGGTTGCGGCAAGTCCTCGGTCGGACGCACCATTCTGCGGCTGCAGGAGCCGACCAGTGGGAGCGCACGGTTCGAAGACACCGAGGTGTTCTCGCTCGACCGCGTCTCGCTCCGGCTGGCCCGGCGGCGAATGCAGATCATCTTTCAGGACCCGTACAGCTCACTCAATCCGCGCATGTCTGTCGGCGCGGCGGTGGCCGAAGGCATCGAGATTCACCACCTCGCCAGCGGGGCGGAGGTCGGCCGCCGGGTCGCGGCGCTGCTGGCGGAGGTCGGGCTCGACCCGAGCTACGCCCGGAAGTATCCCCACGAGTTTTCCGGCGGGCAGCGGCAGCGCATCGGCATCGCCCGGGCCCTGGCGGTCGAGCCCAGGTTCATCGTGTGCGACGAGCCGGTCTCGGCGCTCGACGTGTCGGTCCAGGCCCAGGTGCTCAACCTCCTCTCGGGCCTGCAGCGGGACCGGGGACTCTCCTACCTGTTCATCGCCCACGACCTGGCGGTCGTGCGGCAGATCGCCCAGCGGATCGCGGTGATGTACCTGGGTCGAATCGTTGAGGAGGGCGCGACCGAGCCGTTGCTCGCCGCGCCACGGCATCCCTACACCGTGGCCTTGCGTTCGGCGGTGCCGGAGCCGGACCCCTCGCTGCGCCGCTCGCGCATCGTGCTCCGGGGCGACCTTCCCAGCCCGTCCAGTCCGCCGTCCGGGTGCCCCTTCCATACCCGATGCTTCCATCCGTTGCGGGATGAGCGTTGCGTGCGCGAGGTCCCCGTGCTCCGGCCCGTCGGAGCGACGATGGCAGCCTGCCACTACGCCGAGCAGACGCCCCTCACGGAGACTCCTCCGACCATCTGA
- a CDS encoding tRNA-binding protein, with amino-acid sequence MTGQAGPDPIAAFQTLDLRVGRVLRAELNERARKPSYKLWIDFGPLGQRTSSAQLRALYRADELVGRLVIAAVNLGARNIAGFASEVLVLGLPDEAGEVVLLSAEREVPLGGRVY; translated from the coding sequence GTGACCGGCCAGGCCGGCCCCGACCCGATCGCGGCGTTCCAGACCCTGGATCTGCGGGTTGGACGGGTGCTTCGCGCGGAGCTCAATGAGCGCGCCCGGAAACCCTCCTACAAGCTCTGGATCGATTTCGGACCTCTGGGGCAGCGCACCTCGAGCGCGCAGCTCCGGGCGCTCTATCGGGCGGACGAGCTGGTCGGCCGCCTGGTCATCGCGGCGGTCAACCTGGGAGCCCGCAACATCGCGGGGTTCGCGTCCGAGGTGCTGGTATTGGGGCTGCCTGACGAGGCGGGCGAGGTCGTCCTGCTGAGCGCCGAGCGGGAGGTCCCGCTGGGCGGACGGGTCTATTAG
- a CDS encoding M55 family metallopeptidase has translation MRVYISVDMEGVAGVVHEDQTDPIEPRHAGEYNRFRRLMTAEANAAIEGAVAAGAAAVLVNDSHWLMRNLLAEELHPAAELLSGGPKLHSMVEGIDGGFDAALFIGYHARAGTHHAVIDHTYTSLVHEVRLNGLPVGELAINAALAGTYGVPVALVSGDQALAAEARELLGDGIETVTVKHAVGQFAARSVAPVEACRRIRAGTIAALGRPHQPFRPTSPVRLEVEFALTRMADMAELVPGSVRSAGRTVAYSDDDFREVFRAWRAMYNLASVE, from the coding sequence ATGCGGGTCTACATCTCGGTCGATATGGAAGGCGTCGCCGGCGTGGTTCACGAGGATCAGACCGACCCCATCGAGCCGCGACATGCGGGGGAGTATAATCGCTTCCGCCGGTTGATGACGGCGGAAGCGAACGCCGCTATCGAGGGGGCGGTGGCCGCGGGCGCGGCGGCGGTGCTGGTGAACGACAGCCATTGGCTCATGCGCAACCTCCTGGCGGAGGAGCTGCACCCGGCGGCCGAGCTGCTGAGCGGCGGGCCCAAGCTCCACTCCATGGTCGAGGGCATCGACGGCGGCTTCGACGCGGCGCTCTTCATCGGCTATCATGCCCGCGCCGGGACCCACCACGCCGTCATCGATCACACCTACACCAGCCTGGTGCACGAGGTCCGGCTGAACGGGCTCCCGGTGGGCGAGCTGGCCATCAACGCGGCGCTCGCCGGCACCTACGGCGTGCCGGTGGCACTGGTGAGCGGCGACCAGGCGCTCGCGGCCGAGGCCCGTGAGCTGCTGGGCGATGGGATCGAGACCGTCACCGTCAAGCACGCCGTCGGCCAATTCGCCGCGCGGAGCGTGGCCCCGGTCGAGGCCTGCCGGCGCATCCGCGCAGGCACGATCGCCGCGCTCGGCCGGCCGCACCAGCCGTTCCGGCCGACGTCGCCGGTGCGGCTGGAGGTGGAGTTCGCCCTCACTCGGATGGCCGACATGGCCGAGCTGGTGCCGGGCTCGGTGCGGTCTGCCGGCCGCACCGTGGCCTACTCGGACGACGACTTCCGCGAGGTCTTCCGCGCCTGGCGCGCGATGTACAATCTCGCTTCGGTGGAGTGA
- a CDS encoding ABC transporter ATP-binding protein → MTRVLQVENLRVSFPDGAGGRFHPVDGVSFELRTGETLALVGESGSGKSLTSLALLQLVPPPGRVDPGSVISLGETDVLALRGEALRRIRGRRIGMIFQDPMTSLNPVFTVGAQIAEGVRAHFKVSRAEARRRALGLLEEVGIPDPESRLDAYPHQLSGGMRQRVMIAIALSAEPEILVADEPTTALDVTVQAQILEVLEALRRSRGMAVLLITHDLGIVAGRADRVAVMYAGQIVEEASTAELFAHPSHPYTQGLFASVPRISGPVRRLTPIGGSVPPPTAWPSGCRFRPRCPQAFDKSELPPELLTVGPEHRMRCWLADPS, encoded by the coding sequence ATGACTCGAGTGCTCCAGGTGGAAAATCTCCGGGTGTCCTTCCCCGACGGCGCCGGTGGCCGCTTCCACCCGGTGGACGGTGTGAGCTTCGAGCTGCGGACAGGCGAGACGCTCGCGCTGGTGGGCGAGTCGGGCTCTGGGAAGAGCCTCACCAGCCTGGCGCTGCTTCAGCTGGTTCCGCCACCCGGCCGGGTCGATCCGGGCAGCGTCATCAGCCTGGGCGAGACGGACGTCCTCGCGCTCCGCGGCGAGGCGCTGCGCCGGATCCGCGGCCGCCGGATCGGGATGATCTTTCAGGACCCGATGACCAGCCTCAACCCGGTCTTCACCGTCGGCGCGCAGATCGCCGAAGGCGTGCGGGCCCACTTCAAGGTGAGTCGAGCCGAGGCGCGCCGCCGGGCGCTCGGGCTGCTCGAGGAGGTAGGCATCCCCGACCCAGAGTCGCGGCTGGATGCCTATCCCCACCAGCTCAGCGGCGGCATGCGCCAGCGGGTGATGATCGCCATCGCGCTGTCTGCGGAGCCCGAGATCCTGGTGGCCGACGAGCCGACCACTGCACTGGATGTGACCGTGCAGGCCCAGATTCTCGAGGTGCTGGAGGCGCTCAGGCGGAGCCGGGGCATGGCCGTGCTGCTGATCACCCACGACCTGGGGATCGTGGCGGGACGGGCCGACCGGGTGGCGGTGATGTACGCCGGGCAGATCGTGGAGGAGGCATCGACCGCGGAGTTGTTCGCCCACCCGTCGCACCCATATACCCAGGGACTCTTCGCCTCGGTCCCGCGCATCTCGGGACCGGTGCGTCGGCTCACGCCGATCGGCGGCAGTGTGCCCCCGCCCACCGCCTGGCCCTCGGGATGCCGCTTCCGCCCGCGCTGTCCGCAGGCCTTCGACAAGAGCGAGCTTCCACCGGAGCTGCTGACCGTCGGGCCGGAGCATCGGATGCGGTGCTGGCTCGCGGACCCCAGTTGA
- a CDS encoding ABC transporter permease, which translates to MTAIRDSLARAWGTTRGRAGALVLLAIAAASLLGPLALPDPRAQPDILGGAMPPSLGHPFGTDELSRDVLARVVSGGRVSLTVALLAVGLSVTLGALVGLVAGYFGGGVDAVLMRLVDGALAVPRLFLLLLLLAVSERVPLGILVLVIGTTGWFATSRLVRGEILRLRHETYVRAAEALGASRRRILWRHLLPNALGPLLVAATLGVGDVILLEAGLSFLGLGVQPPAPSWGGMIMDARQVLVTAPWVGIFPGLAITITVLSANLFGDALRDAVDPRGA; encoded by the coding sequence GTGACGGCGATCCGGGATTCGCTCGCGCGGGCATGGGGGACGACGCGAGGCCGAGCCGGGGCGCTGGTGCTCCTGGCGATCGCGGCCGCATCGCTGCTGGGGCCGCTTGCGCTGCCCGACCCTCGGGCGCAACCCGACATCCTGGGCGGCGCCATGCCGCCGAGTCTGGGGCATCCCTTCGGCACCGACGAGCTCAGCCGCGACGTGCTGGCGCGGGTAGTGAGCGGCGGCCGGGTTTCCCTGACCGTGGCCCTGCTCGCGGTGGGGTTGTCGGTCACGCTGGGGGCCCTGGTCGGGCTGGTGGCCGGCTACTTCGGCGGCGGCGTGGATGCGGTGCTCATGCGCCTGGTCGACGGCGCACTGGCGGTCCCGCGGCTCTTCCTTTTGTTACTGCTCCTGGCGGTCTCCGAGCGGGTGCCACTCGGGATCCTGGTGCTGGTGATCGGAACCACGGGCTGGTTCGCCACCAGCCGCCTGGTGCGGGGGGAGATCCTCCGCCTTCGCCACGAGACCTACGTGCGGGCCGCCGAAGCGCTCGGCGCATCGCGGCGCCGAATCCTGTGGCGGCACCTGCTGCCGAATGCCCTGGGACCGTTGCTCGTCGCCGCCACGCTCGGGGTGGGCGACGTGATCCTGCTCGAGGCCGGGCTCTCCTTTCTCGGCCTGGGTGTGCAGCCGCCGGCCCCGTCCTGGGGCGGCATGATCATGGACGCGCGCCAGGTGCTGGTGACCGCACCCTGGGTCGGTATCTTCCCGGGGCTTGCCATCACCATCACCGTGCTGTCGGCCAATCTGTTCGGCGACGCGCTGCGTGACGCCGTGGACCCGCGAGGCGCATGA
- a CDS encoding PhzF family phenazine biosynthesis protein, translated as MPGQPFTQVDAFADRPFGGNPAAVCLLSVARDTTWMQQVAAEMNLAATAFLIRQPDGFGLRWFTPIGELDLCGHATLASAHALWECGQLPPEAIARFHTRSGVLTAEHRARTIWLDFPATPATAAPAPAGLSEALGAPPGYVGRTQFDYLVELESEAVLRALEPDLARLAKLPVRGIIVTATSTDPARHFVSRFFAPAAGIPEDSVTGSAHCALGPFWGERLGVSDLVGYQASRRGGTVRARLAGDRVHLGGQAVTVLRGELLA; from the coding sequence ATGCCGGGTCAGCCATTCACGCAGGTCGACGCCTTCGCCGACCGGCCGTTCGGCGGCAATCCAGCGGCCGTCTGCCTGCTCTCCGTGGCGCGGGACACGACGTGGATGCAGCAGGTAGCCGCCGAGATGAACTTGGCGGCGACGGCGTTTCTGATCCGGCAGCCGGACGGGTTCGGGTTGCGCTGGTTCACTCCGATCGGTGAGCTCGACCTCTGCGGCCATGCGACCCTGGCCAGTGCGCACGCGCTGTGGGAGTGCGGTCAGCTCCCGCCCGAGGCCATCGCCCGTTTCCATACCCGGAGCGGCGTGCTCACTGCCGAGCACCGCGCCCGCACCATCTGGCTCGACTTCCCCGCCACACCCGCCACCGCAGCCCCGGCGCCGGCCGGACTCAGCGAGGCGCTCGGCGCCCCCCCAGGCTACGTCGGCCGGACGCAGTTCGATTATTTGGTCGAGCTGGAGTCGGAGGCCGTCCTGCGAGCACTGGAGCCCGATCTCGCTCGGCTCGCCAAGCTGCCCGTGCGCGGGATCATCGTCACCGCCACCTCGACTGATCCGGCGCGGCACTTCGTCTCCCGGTTCTTCGCCCCGGCCGCCGGCATTCCCGAGGACTCGGTCACCGGCTCCGCGCACTGCGCCCTCGGTCCATTCTGGGGAGAGCGCCTGGGCGTCAGCGACCTGGTCGGATACCAGGCGTCACGCCGAGGGGGCACCGTCCGGGCCCGCCTGGCCGGTGACCGGGTCCATCTTGGAGGCCAGGCGGTGACCGTCCTTCGAGGCGAGCTGCTCGCGTGA
- a CDS encoding GDCCVxC domain-containing (seleno)protein: MSHEATLHCPVCGVGSAATAPTDACLFFWECPACRAVIRPKAGDCCVFCSYGSAPCPPKRAIK; the protein is encoded by the coding sequence ATGTCCCACGAGGCGACGCTCCATTGTCCAGTGTGCGGGGTTGGAAGCGCGGCCACCGCGCCGACTGACGCCTGCCTGTTCTTCTGGGAGTGCCCCGCCTGCCGGGCGGTGATCCGGCCGAAGGCGGGTGACTGCTGCGTCTTTTGTTCCTACGGCTCCGCCCCGTGCCCACCTAAGCGGGCGATCAAGTGA
- a CDS encoding CsbD family protein — protein sequence MADDRGKKDLATEGGKDRLKGAAKVVEGRVRSAVGGATGDTSEQVKGKAQEIKGKAKQAIGKAKQRMDPDPGVSESEVDEDRADRL from the coding sequence ATGGCGGACGATCGGGGGAAAAAAGACCTCGCGACCGAGGGCGGCAAGGATCGCCTCAAAGGCGCAGCCAAGGTCGTGGAAGGGCGAGTGCGGAGTGCGGTGGGTGGTGCGACGGGTGACACGAGCGAGCAGGTGAAGGGCAAGGCCCAGGAGATCAAGGGCAAGGCCAAGCAGGCGATTGGGAAAGCCAAGCAGCGTATGGATCCCGACCCTGGAGTGTCTGAGTCGGAAGTCGACGAGGACAGAGCGGACCGCCTCTAG
- a CDS encoding ABC transporter permease, which yields MGRWLAGRILQALVTLVIALVLLFVLMRLAPGDPLAGLSEDRPLSPAEVASVRALYRLDQPITTQLAAFVSHLARGDLETSIQYGRPVSALLAERLPATLLLGGTVLLLNFTIGIWLGARQAVRRGGAGDELLTTLSLAGYATPSFWLGLVLVWLIGVRWRLLPAAGMHDPLLDPGAGFLARAGDVLRHLVLPALTLSVVSIAGTMRHQRSAMLEALRLPYIVTARAKGLSEAAVTWRHAWRNAFFPVLTLFGLWLPVLVTGAVFVESVFAWPGLGSLAFQAVGYRDYPLLMGASLLVAVLVVLGSLLTDLAYAVLDPRVRLS from the coding sequence GTGGGGCGCTGGCTGGCCGGGCGCATACTGCAGGCGCTCGTCACCCTGGTGATCGCGCTGGTGCTCCTGTTCGTCCTGATGCGGCTGGCTCCGGGAGATCCGCTCGCCGGACTCTCGGAGGACCGGCCGCTCTCGCCCGCGGAGGTCGCCTCGGTCAGGGCGCTCTACCGCCTGGACCAGCCGATCACCACCCAGCTCGCCGCCTTCGTGAGCCATCTCGCCCGAGGCGACCTGGAGACCTCGATCCAGTACGGGAGGCCGGTCAGCGCCCTGCTGGCCGAGCGGCTTCCGGCAACGCTCCTGCTGGGCGGCACGGTCCTCCTGCTCAACTTCACCATCGGTATCTGGCTCGGCGCCCGACAGGCGGTTCGCCGTGGCGGGGCCGGCGACGAACTGCTCACGACGCTATCGCTCGCCGGCTACGCCACTCCCTCGTTCTGGCTGGGCCTGGTGCTGGTCTGGCTGATCGGTGTCCGCTGGCGGCTGCTGCCGGCCGCCGGGATGCACGACCCGTTGCTCGATCCTGGCGCGGGGTTCCTGGCCCGCGCGGGTGACGTGCTTCGACATCTGGTGCTCCCGGCGCTCACCCTGTCCGTCGTCAGCATCGCGGGGACCATGCGGCACCAGCGGAGCGCCATGCTCGAGGCGCTTCGCCTGCCCTACATAGTGACCGCCCGGGCCAAGGGACTGTCGGAGGCGGCCGTCACCTGGCGGCACGCCTGGCGGAATGCCTTCTTCCCGGTCCTGACCCTCTTTGGGCTCTGGCTCCCGGTGCTGGTGACCGGCGCGGTGTTCGTGGAGTCGGTCTTCGCCTGGCCCGGCTTGGGCTCGCTCGCGTTCCAGGCCGTGGGCTATCGCGATTATCCCCTCCTCATGGGCGCGTCGCTGCTGGTGGCCGTGCTGGTGGTGCTCGGCAGCCTTCTCACCGATCTCGCCTACGCGGTGCTGGATCCGCGGGTCCGGCTCTCGTGA
- a CDS encoding lipoate--protein ligase family protein: protein MAEPWRLWVDDTPRPGWTNMALDQALLDRAAHSGERWLRLYGWEPHCLSFGRHEPAARRYDRARVEALGLDVVRRPTGGRAVWHGREVTYALAAPSAELGTVRESYVEIHQMLLGALGRLGIPARLAPGGRAVGVGSGACFASPAGGEIMVQGRKAVGSAQLRQGGALLQHGSILLETDQAVVQAVTRGTPLPDLAGPLASLLSAPPSAEELVDAIASTAVERWGGRWERQPSGDALVDGASRHAARFRSDAWTWSS from the coding sequence ATGGCTGAGCCCTGGCGGCTCTGGGTCGACGATACCCCGCGGCCGGGCTGGACCAACATGGCGCTCGACCAAGCGCTGCTGGATCGGGCCGCGCATTCCGGAGAGCGCTGGCTCCGACTCTACGGCTGGGAGCCGCACTGTCTCTCGTTCGGCCGCCACGAGCCTGCGGCGCGGCGGTACGACCGGGCACGGGTCGAAGCCCTCGGTCTGGACGTGGTGCGACGCCCCACTGGCGGCCGCGCCGTGTGGCACGGGCGTGAGGTCACCTACGCGCTGGCGGCCCCGAGCGCCGAGCTGGGCACGGTGCGCGAGTCGTACGTCGAGATCCACCAGATGCTGCTCGGCGCGCTTGGGCGGCTCGGCATCCCGGCGAGGCTGGCGCCGGGCGGACGCGCGGTCGGGGTCGGTAGCGGGGCCTGCTTCGCGTCCCCGGCGGGGGGTGAGATCATGGTGCAGGGACGCAAGGCCGTGGGCAGCGCGCAGCTCCGGCAGGGCGGCGCGCTGCTGCAGCACGGCTCGATTCTGCTGGAGACCGACCAGGCGGTGGTCCAGGCGGTAACCCGCGGCACTCCGCTTCCGGACCTCGCCGGGCCACTGGCATCGCTGCTGTCCGCTCCCCCGTCGGCGGAGGAGCTGGTCGATGCGATTGCCAGCACGGCGGTGGAGCGCTGGGGCGGTCGCTGGGAGCGACAGCCGAGCGGTGACGCGCTGGTCGACGGGGCCAGCCGGCATGCGGCGCGCTTCCGTTCGGACGCCTGGACCTGGAGTAGTTGA